One Clostridium cagae genomic window, AATGCATTAGTATAGTTATCCATATATCCATCATCAAAAGTGATTACAATACTTTTTTCTGGGATAGGGGTATTGTTTAATAGATAATCTTCTAACTCTTTGAGAGTTAAAGTAGTATATCCAGAATCCTTTATATATCTCAGTTGATTTCTAAGTTTTTGAGGAGCTATAATAACCTCATTATTTTCAGAATTTTTAACTGAATGATAATATAAAACAGGAACTCCAACATTTTCATTAGTTAATTTTAAATCATTATTTGTGTTAACTTCTTTTTCATTTTCAACATCAGAGATTTCTTTATCCGTATCATTAATTTCTTGATTATTATCAATAGTCTCAGTAGTAGTAGAATTATTTGGATTTTTATTAACAGTATCTTTTAAGAATAAGTTATTATACATAAAATATGAAATAATTACACAAATTAAAACACAAGTTAATATAGTGATATTTTTTTTTGTAAAAAAATTATTTAAATTTTTCAATGATAGTATCCTCCTAGTTATTTTAAGTCTTTATTTATAATATAAACACAATAAGCACATTTTAACATAATATTTTTTTTATAACAAAAAAACAAAAAAGAAAAAATTTTACAACTTATCAACATTATCCACAATTGCCTGTGGATAACCTGTTATAAATTTAAATAAATAAAAAAAACTATCTGTGTATTCTGTTAATATTTTTTTTTAGATATGTTTTTATGGAAGGAGAAAAAATAAGATAATGCATTTAATTTCAAATATTATATCCGTGTTTTTGATTCCCTTAATGTTGTCGCAAAGTTATCCACAGTACATGTTTATAAATAATAGAATAAAAAACGACAATAATCTAAAAATTGTGGAAAAGTCTATAAATAAAAATTTAGGTTATTTAACAGAAGATGTTAAAATTTTGCAAATAGAAGGTGGAAAAGATAAAAACAAAATTAATAATATAAATTTAAAGGTAAATAGTGATGTTATGAATCCAATAAGGGAAGCAGAAAAAACTTCAGCAGAGTATTTTAAGGATACTAATATTATTCCTAATTTTCCTTATCAAATATCATCTAAATATATTATTACTAGGAATGATAATAATATTTTGAGTTTTTATAATGATTATTATGAATTTTTAGGTGGAGCACATGGAATGACCACTATAACCTCATATACAATAAATAAAAATAAGGAAGAATTTTTAAATTTAAATGATTTATTTAAACCAGGATATGATTATTTAAATATAGTAAATAAAGAAATTGAAAAGCAAATAGTAAAAAATCCTGATAATTATTTTGATTCAGGAAAAATATTTAAAGGTATAAATGAAAAGCAGGGTTTTTATTTAGATGAGAGCAATCTTATTATTTATTATCAGTTATATGAAATAGCACCATATGTATATGGCATTCCAGAATTCAAAATTCCAATAAAGTTATTTGAGGGAAATTTTATTTATAGTTAGGGTTTTATACATGTTATTTACATGATAATATTTACTTTAGACATAAGGAACTTAAAGGAGGTTGAAATGAAGAAGTTATTAAAAGAATATACTATAATAACTATGGGTCTTGTAATAGTTACTATTGGCCTTGAATTGTTTTTCTATTCTAATAATATAGCATCTGGTGGAATTTCTGGATTAGCATTAATTTTAAATGAAATTTTAGGAATTGAACCTGGAATAGTAATGCTTTTATGTAATATTGTATTATTTATTGTGGCTTTTATATTTATTGGAGGGAGTTTTGGAATAAAGAGTATGTATGCTGCATTTGGTTTATCATTTATATTATCAGCTGTTGAAAAATTTCATAAGCCGGTAGCAATAACTAATAACTTAGTTCTAGCAACTATATTCGGAAGTGTATTAGTAGCTATGGGAACAGCAATTATGTATACTCAAAATGCTACCACTGGAGGTACTAGTATTACAGCTAAAATATTAAGTAAGTACTGTCATATAGACTTTGGAAAGGGATTATTAATATCAGATTCGGTAGTAATATTATTAGCAATTTATACATTTGGTGTAGAACTGGGTCTATTTGGATTGTTAAGCGTATATTTAACTGGTATTTTAATAGATAAATTTATAGATGGATTTAACTTATCTAAACAAGTTATGATTTTTACTGATAAAGAAGAACTTGTGGCAAATTACATAATGAAAGATGTTGAGAGAGGATGTACTGTTTTTTACGGCAAAGGTGGATATACTAAAAAACAAAATTGTGTTATCTTAACTATATTAAGTAGAATTCAATTTATTAAATTAAAGCAATTTATGATGAAGAATGATCCTAAGGCATTTATAACAGTAAATGAAATAACAGAAGTATTAGGGCAAGGGTTTAAAAATATATTAGATAATTAAAAATTGATATTTTAGTATAAATTTCATGAACAAGAACAATTACTCTAAGAATTTTAAAAAACAAATCACAATTGGACTTAGAAATTATACTAAAATATCAATAGTATTTTTAAATAGTTCTATAAATCTAATTATTTATTATGAGAATTTTTGTTTTGATTTCCTCTAAAACCATATCCATCAGAAACCTCTCTGTTAATTGAGGCTATTTTTCCTGTTATACATCCTCTACAATGAGAAGGCGTATCTCCTGTACAAATTTTACCAGGATATAATGCATACAGCTTTCTATACTCACCCTCAGTTACATTTGGCATAACTACATTAGCACCGCTTTGAAGTGCTAAGATACGTCCATTTTTATGTAATGATTCCATTGCAGTAGTAGCAGGAATATTTATGTCAGGAAGTAATAATCTAGTTATAGCCATTACTTTTAAAGCTAAATTTAAATTTCCACCTTTAGAGTATTTTAGTGGGGTATCTTCATTAGGAATAAAAGGACCAATACCAATCATATCAGCATTTAATTTTTTGAAAAATAAAATGTCGTCTGCTAAAGAATCCAATGTCTGATTTGGTAATCCCACTAATACACCTGTTCCAACTTCATAACCTAAATGACCTAAATTTTTTAGACAGTTTAATCTTTCATCATAACTCATCATAGGGTCCATTTCCTTATAAAGTTTTTTGTCAGTTGTTTCAATGCGAAGTAAATATCTATCAGCACCAGCTTCTTTAAAAGCTTTATATTCTTCATAAGTCTTTTCACCTAGACTTAATGTTAAAGCTACATTTAAATTTTTAATTTCTTTTATTATTTCCACCATTTTTTCTTTAGTAAAAAAGTCATCTTCTCCACCTTGAAGAACTATAGTTTTATAACCATAAGATACAGCTTTCTTTGCAAAATCTATAATTTCCTCTTTACTTAATCTATATCTTTTTATATTTTTATTATCTCTTCTTAATCCACAATATAAACAATTTCGCTTACATATATTAGTAAATTCTATTAATCCTCTTAAATGAACAATATTACCTAAAGATCTTTCACGAACTTTATTAGCAGCTTTAAATAAATCATCATTTATATCGTCGCATGATAGTAATTGTAATATCTCATCTTTATTTAGTTCATGTGTAATGCTTGCTTTTTCAATTAAATTTTTCATGTATCCTCCATAAGTTTAATTTATCGTAATACTTTAAACTTAGTATACTATATAAAAAATAAGAGTTAAAGGACAAGACTTTGCCATTTAACTCTTAATGGTATTATTTAGAAATACAGCATACTTATAATTTTACTTTAAGCTACTTGCTTTTTTTCTTTAACTGTACCACCTTTATTTTCAAAGTTTATATCAGCATCCTTTTCTGAATCATATCTGATAACCTTATATATTTGAATTATTAATGTTGGAAGGAAAGCAAATAGATAGATATATCCTAAATTTGCTCCACTTAAAGGAATAACTTCAAATAGTGATTGTAGTGGAGGTACTAATAATACTGCATTTAATAGTAATAATCCAATTCCGAAAGCTATCCAACTAAATTTATTTTTAAATAAACCTAATGCGAATATAGATTTTCGTCCTCTGCAATTGAAACCATGGAACAATCTACCTAAACATAAAGTGGCAAATGCCATTGTGCTAGCAGTTCCTACAGGCCCACTAGATAATCCTATGTGATAAGCTGTAATAGTAGCAATTGCAATCAAGAATCCTTCAACAAGTATGCTTTTTACAAAACCTTTATTTAATATAGATTCTTTGCTATCTCTAGGTTTTTCATTTAAAACATCTCTTGTTGATTTTTCCATACCTATTGCGATAGCAGGTAAACTATCAGTAAGTAGATTTATAAATAATAAATGAACTGCAGCAAATGGTACTGGTAAAGCTCTTAATGAAGAATATAGTACAGCTAATATTCCAGAAGTATTTCCAGAAAGTAAAAATCTAATTGAATTTTTTATATTAGCATAAATATTTCTACCATTACTTATAGATTTAACTATTGTTGCAAAATTATCATCAGTTAATATCATAGAAGCAGCATCTTTAGAAACTTCAGTACCTGTAATCCCCATTGCAATACCAATATCAGCTTGTTTTAAAGCTGGGGCATCATTTACACCATCACCAGTCATAGCAACTATCTTATCTTTACTTTGCCATGCTTTAACTATTCTAATCTTGTGTTCTGGAGATACTCTAGCGTAAACAGAAATATGTTCTAATTTATCCAATAAGTCTTTATCGGACATTTTATCTAATTCAATACCATCAACGGATATATCATTTTCTTGTAATATACCTATTTCTTTAGCAATAGCAGAAGCAGTAACTTTATGATCACCCGTAATCATTACTGGTTTAATTGAAGCTTTAATACAATCTCTAACAGCTGCTTTTGATTCTTCTCTAGGTGGATCTATCATTGAAATTAATCCAATAAATATAAAATCTTTTTCATCATCCAAAGAAAGATCTTTTTCATCATCCAATTTTTTATATCCGAATGATAATACTCTTAATCCATTAGAAGACAACTTAAGATTCATATTATTTATGTCATTAATATCCTTATCAGTAATTTTCCTTACACCTTTAGATGTTTTTATTAATGATGATCTATTTAATAATACATCAATAGCACCCTTAGTAATCATTAAATATTCATTATCTATATTATGAAGAGTACTCATTAATTTTCTATCAGAATCAAAAGGAATCTCACTCAATCTAGGATGTTTGTTTCTATAATCTATTTCATTTATATCAAATTTATGTCCTAAATTAGTTAAAGCTACTTCAGTTGGATCACCAAGTTCTTTACCATCAACAGATGTAGAATCATTACAAAGAATAGAGCTGTCTACTAAAAATTTTGAAAGTGAGTTATTTAAATCAATCTCTTCAGAAGTAATTAAATTATCATCTACAAAAATACTTTTAACTGTCATTTTATTTTGAGTTAATGTACCTGTTTTGTCTGAACAAATGACAGATACACAACCTAAGCCTTCAACTGCTCTAAGATTTTTAATTATTGCATGTTCTTTAGACATCTTTTGAGTTCCCATAGAAAGAACTATAGTAACTATTGAACTAAGAGCCTCTGGAATAGCAGCAACAGCAAGAGCAACAGCAAACATTAATGAATCTAAAATAGTATTATTTCTATAAACATTTAAAGCAAATACAATTGCACAAATAATTATTACGCCAATAGCTAATTTTTTAGAAAAATCATCTAGAGATACTTGAAGAGGAGTCTTTTTTTCTTGAGTCTCTTCCATTAAAGTAGCAATTTTACCTAATTCAGTATTCATACCAGTACTTGTTACAAGGACTGTACCTCTTCCGTAGGTAACTAAAGAACTTGAAAAAACCATATTTTTTTGATCACCTAAAGCAACTTCAGTTTTATCAATTTTTTCGGAAATTTTATTTACACTTTCAGATTCACCTGTTAGAGAACTTTCATTAACTTGTAATGAAAAACTTTCAACTATTCGTCCATCTGCTACTACTAAATCACCAGCTTCTAATATTAATATATCACCTGGCAGTACATCTTTAGAGGGAATTTCAATTTTATTAGAATTTCTAATAACTTTAGCAATGGGAGAGGATAGCGCCTTTAAGCTGCTCAATGATTGCTCTGCTTTAACGTATTGAATTGTACCTAAAATAGCATTTATAGCTATAACTACTAAAATAACTATAGTACTTTCAATATTACCAGTGGCTATTGATATGATTGCGGCAGCTATTAAAATAATAACTAGCAGGTCTTTAAATTGTTCTAAGAATATAGAAATAATGCTCTTTTTCTTTTTTTCAGTTAATAAATTTTCCCCATATTTGTTTAACTGTTCTTTTATTTGTTCTTCGGTAAGACCGTTTATGGATACATTAAAATCTCTTAAAGTATCTTCAGAACTTTTACAAAAATATTTTTCCATATCATTCAATCTCCTTCTTAATATTAGTTATCATATATAAAAAATAATAGGCAATATTATTATATAGTTTGCTCATTATTTTATTTGAAATGCTTAATGAATAAAAAAAGACTTTTAATATAATTTCAGAATTCTGAAATTATATTAAAAGTCTCGTCACCACAAAGGTCATAACACCAGGTAAATAAATAACCGAGCATGTTGATGTTATATTATAACTACTCCCTCTTAATTCAATATTAAATTTAATGTTCTTTAGACTAATATATTCTAATTTTAAAATTTTGTCAATTTAATTTTACTATAACTAGTAATTAATATTGATTTTTAGTTATAATATAATTAAAAATGTTATTGAAGAGGAGAATAATTATTATGTTTACACCTATTAAGACACCAAAAGTATATGATCAGGTCATAGAACAAATAAAATTAAAAATAAAAAGTGGTGAACTCAAAAAGGGTGATAAGCTTCCATCTGAAAGAGAAATGGCAGAATCCCTTTGTGTTTCACGTACTTCAATAAGAGAAGCTATAAAAGCTTTAGAAGTTATAGGACTTGTGGAAAGCAGGCAAGGGGCAGGAAATTATATAAAAACTAATTTTGATAATTCACTTTTTGAACCATTGTCAGTTATGTTTATGCTTCAAGAAAGTTCTCTTAAAGAAATGTATGATTTAAGAAAAACATTAGAGCTAGAGTGTGGAAGATTAGCATCAAAGAATATAACAGATAATGAGTTAGATCATTTAAATGCTATATTAGATAGAATGTATGAGGCAGGAACAGAAGAAGAGAGTTTAGAATTAGATATTAAATTTCATTACGTTATTGCAAAAGCAGCAAGAAATGTTTTGCTCATTAATATACTTGAAGTAATATCTCAGCTTATGGATGAATTTATAAAATCATCTAGAATGCAAATTTTACATACTGGTAACAGTAGAGAAATATTATTATCAATACATGAAAATTTAGTTAGAGCATTAAAATTTAGAAATGAAAAAGAGGTGTTTAATGCAATGCTAGAACATTTTGATTTAATATGGAAGGCATATGGATATGAAGAATAGTATATTATTCTTAAGTAAAATATTGTTAATAAAATATCAAACAAGAAGTTTCTATAAAAATAAAAACAAAATTTTTATTTTTATAGAAACTTTTTTTTGTAGAAAATTATGTATTCTATTTTGTTAAATAAGAGAAAATATACAACTCTAGCTATAAAAAGGTAAAAGACTTATTATAAATTTCATGTAAATGTTTTCTGTTAATTTAATAACAATTATTTACATGACAAAGTTTTAAATATATAATAATAATTGTAAGTGGTAGTACCAATTACAAATTGGTATGATATATTACCAAAGCGGAGGGATAACCGTGTACATTTTATTTGTTTTAGCTTGTATTCCTATTATTTGGCTTATGATTTCATTAGGAAAGCTTAAGATTGCAGGCCATAAGGCATGCCCTATAGCTCTCTTAATAACATTATTACTCGCAATATTCATCAAGGATTTAAAGCGTGGTTACCATTTATATTAGTATTTTTATTTGTAATGATATGTTCACCATTATTTAAATCAATTTATGAACCATTATCACAAATAAAAACTTCTATACCAATTTATACAGGGGTGGGTGGAAAACCATATACTTTTTCTTGGATTGTAACTCCAGGAGTTTTAATAATACTAGCAACTTATGTTGGTGGGTTATTACAGGGATGTAAAGTTAAAGAGATTACTTTAGTTTTACTTTCAACCATGAAACAAATGGTTAAATCATGTATAACAATAGTTTCAATTGTATCTTTAGCTAAAGTTATGGGATACAGTGGAATGATTAAATCCATAGCAGATGTTTTAGTAGTGGTAACAGGAAGTTTTTATCCATTAATAGCGCCTATAATAGGAGCACTTGGGACATTTATAACAGGAAGTGATACTTCAGCAAATGTTTTATTTGGAGAATTACAAGTACAAGCTGCAAATTCAATTGGAGCAAATCCATATTGGATTGCAGGGGGAAATGTAATGGGAGCAACAGCAGGAAAAATGATTTCACCACAAAGTATAGCAGTTGCAACAGCAGCTACCAATCTTGTTGGTAGTGAAGGTAAAATATTAAATTCAACATTAAAAGTTTGTTTATTCTACATTGTGTTTTCAGGATTATTAATATATTTCTGTGGACCACTATTTGGATTTTAAAATATAGTTTTTTAGGAGGTATTTACATGAATATTTTAGTTTGTATTAAACAAGTACCAGGAACTTCAAAAGTAGAGGTTGATCCGGTTACTGGAGTATTAAAAAGAGATGGTATAGATTCAAAAATGAATCCATATGATTTATATGCATTAGAAACTGCATTAAGAATAAAAGAAAATGAAGGTGGAAATGTAAAAGTTTTAAGTATGGGACCTAATCAAGCGCTTAGCGTAATTAGAGAAGCGTATAGTATGGGTGCTGATGAGGGAGCATTATTATCAGATAGAAAATTTGGTGGTGCTGATGTTTTAGCTACATCATATACAATATCTCAAGGCGTAAGAAAAATGGGAGATTTTGAGTTGATAATTTGCGGAAAGCAAACTACTGATGGAGATACAGCTCAAGTAGGACCAGAAATGGCAGAATACTTAGACATACCTCATGTAGCAAATGTTGAGAGAATCATAGAGATTAAGGAAAAATCAATTATAGTTGAAATGGATATGCCTGAAACTTTAGAAGTAGTTGAAATTTCATATCCTTGCTTAATAACTGTAGATAAAGGAATTTTTGAACCAAGACTTCCATCTTACAGAAAGAAAATTGCAACTAAAGACAAAGAAATTTCAATTATGAGTTTAAATGATTTTGAAGATAGAAATGAAAAGAAATATGGACTAAATGGTTCACCAACTCAAGTTGAAAGAATATTCCCACCAGAAGTTAATGATGATAGAGAAATGTGGACAGGCGATTCAAATGAGTTAGCTGAAAAGATAGAACATAAATTAAAAGAGTTTAAGTTTATTTAATTATAAATTAGTTTTTAGTGAGTTTAAGGATTTTTATAAATAATATTAAAAAGGATTATTAAGGATATATAAATAAAAACGTTAATCAAGGAGGAATGATTTATGGCAAAGTTAGTTGTTAATCAAGAAAAGATAACTAATAAGGAAGAGTTAATAAAAATATGCCCATTTGGCGCTCTTGAAATAAATGATGGAAAAGTTGAGATAAATGGAGCTTGTAAAATGTGTAAGCTTTGTGTAAAGAAAGGACCAAAGGGAGCAATTGAATATATTGAAGAAGAAGTTAAGTCAATAGATAAGGATTTATGGAAAGGAATATCTGTTTACGTAGATCATGTTAATGGGAAGATTCATCCAGTAACTTATGAATTGATTGGTAAAGCTAGAGAATTAGCAGCTAAAATAAATCACCCTGTTTACTGTGTATTCATTGGTCATAAAGTTTCAGAGGAAGCAAAAGAGTTATTACATTACGGAGTAAATAAAGTATTTGTATATGACGATGAAGAATTAAGAGATTTTAGAATAGAACCTTATGCAGCAGCATTTGAAGATTTTATTAAAAATGTAAAACCATCATCAATATTAGTTGGAGCTACAACAATAGGGAGATCATTAGCACCTAGAATGGCTGCTAGATTTAGAACAGGTCTTACAGCTGATTGTACTATCCTTGATATAAAAGAGGATACAGACTTAGTACAAATTAGACCGGCATTTGGTGGTAATATAATGGCACAAATAGTTACACCTAATTCAAGACCACAACTTGCAACGGTAAGATATAAAGTAATGACAGCACCAGAAAGAACAGATGATGTTAATGGTGAAATAATTAAATGTGAAATTAAAAAGGATAAGCTTAAATCTGGGATTAATGTTCTTGAAATTAAAGAAAAAAATACAGAGGTAGGAATAAGTGATGCTGAAGTAATAGTAGCAGCTGGTAGAGGCGTTAAGTCAGAAAAAGATTTAGCAATGATAAAAGAATTTGCAGAGTTATTAGGTGCAGAATTTGCATGTACTAGACCTTTAATTGAATCAGGATGGGTTGATGCTAAAAGACAAATCGGATTAAGTGGTAGAACAGTAAGACCAAGACTTATAATAACTTGTGGAATTTCAGGTGCAGTTCAATTCTCAGCTGGAATGAATAATTCAGAACATATATTTGCTATAAATAATGACGATAAAGCTCCTATATTTAAAGTTGCTCATTATGGAGTAGTAGGGAATATATATGAAATTATTCCACAACTTATAGAAAAAATAAAAATGAGCAAGGAGGCATAAGGCTATGACTTATAAAAATGTTGAAGTTAAAGATTATGAATATATACTATCTATTGCAGAAAATGATAAAGAGAGAGTTTTCTTTGGAGATGAAATAAACGAAGATTATAGCCATGATGAATTAGGTGGAATAAAGAAAATGCCTGATATAGTAGTCCAAGCTATAAGTACAGAAGAAGTTTCAAAGATAATGAAATATGCTTATGAAAATTCCATTCCAGTAACTCCAAGAGGCTCAGGTACAGGTCTTGTAGGTGCAGCTGTTCCAATTAAAGGTGGAATAGTTATAGATCTTTGTAGAATGAATAAGATATTAGAAATAGATGAAGAAAATCTTACTCTTACATTAGAACCAGGGGTATTACTTATGGAAATAGGTAAATATGTTGAAGAATTTGATTTATTTTATCCACCAGATCCAGGTGAAAAATCAGCAACTATTGGTGGTAACATAAGCACAAATGCAGGTGGAATGAGAGCAGTAAAATATGGTGTTACTAGAGATTATGTAAGAGGTTTAGAAGTAGTAATGCCAAATGGAGAAGTAGTACAGTTAGGCGGAAAGGTAGTTAAAAATAGTTCTGGTTATTCATTGAAAGATCTATTAATAGGATCAGAAGGAACTTTAGGTATAGTAACTAAAGCTATATTAAAATTATTACCACTTCCTAAAAAATCATTAAGTTTACTTATACCATTCCCAACATTAGAGAATGCTATAGATACAGTACCTAAAATAATTAAATCAAAAACAATACCAACAGCTATTGAATTTATGCAAAGAGAAGCTATATTGGCAGCAGAAGAATTTTTAGGAAAGAGTTTCCCAGATAAATCATCAGATGCATATCTTCTATTAACTTTTGATGGAAATTCAACAGAAGAAATTGAAAAAGCATATGAAAATGTAGCTAATATATGTTTAGATGCAGAAGCAATAGATGTCTTTATATCTGACACAGAAGAAAGACAAGAATCAATTTGGTCAGCTAGAGGATGTTTCCTTGAAGCAATAAAGGCATTAACTACAGAAATGGATGAAGTTGATGTAGTTGTTCCAAGAAATAAAATAGGCGAATTTGTTAAATTTACTCATGAACTTGAAAGTAAATTTAATATTAGAATAAAGAGCTTTGGACATGCTGGAGATGGAAACTTGCATATTTATATTTTAAAAGACCAATTAGAAGATAATATCTGGCATGAAAAACTTGAATTAGTTATGAAAGACATGTATGACAAATCAAAAGAATTAAAAGGACAAGTTTCAGGAGAACATGGAATAGGTTTTGCTAAGAAACCATATTTAAAAGAATCACTTTCAAATGATGTACTTTCAGTAATGGAAGGAATTAAATTAGCATTTGATCCTAAAAATATATTAAATCCAGGAAAAATATTTAAATAAATTACCTCTCAATTTATATAAATTTTTTTATAAAGAGTGTATCAAATTTTGATGCACTCTTGTTTTTTCTCTGCAGAAATTAAACTCTTTCTAAATTCATCAAAGCCTATTAAAAATAGACAAAAGTAAATATTATTTAAAAGTCAAAAGTAATGGGAAAAATTATTTGGTGGAATTTTTAAATATAAAAAATCTAGTTTCTGATAAAAAATAGAATTTAACATAAATAAAAAACTCTATATTAAATTGAATAATATTAATTGAGGGTGAAATGTGGTTAAGTATATGAAGTGTTTTTTTACATAAACTAATTTTACTTAATTTTTTGAGGTATTTTTATTTGATAAAATACATGATTAACACCAGTATTGAACTAAATATAAGTGTAAGTTATTAAATTTATGATTTATACTCTTTAAATTTAAAATAAAAAGTTATTTAGAGTTATTTCATGTATTAAGTGCAGTAAACAAGAGTAAATAACAATAGGTGCTTATAGAAAAAAAATTTAATTTGTCTTATAATTTGTATATTGGTAGTAAGATAATATACAAATTATAAATAAAGGAGACTAAATATTATGACAGGTCTTGTTTTAGAAGGGGGAGCATTCAGAGGGCTTTTTACTGCAGGAGTTCTAGATGCTTTGATAGATATAAATTTAGAGATAAAATACATAGTAGGTGTATCAGCAGGAATTACTAATGGATACTCTTTTGTT contains:
- a CDS encoding electron transfer flavoprotein subunit alpha/FixB family protein, whose amino-acid sequence is MAKLVVNQEKITNKEELIKICPFGALEINDGKVEINGACKMCKLCVKKGPKGAIEYIEEEVKSIDKDLWKGISVYVDHVNGKIHPVTYELIGKARELAAKINHPVYCVFIGHKVSEEAKELLHYGVNKVFVYDDEELRDFRIEPYAAAFEDFIKNVKPSSILVGATTIGRSLAPRMAARFRTGLTADCTILDIKEDTDLVQIRPAFGGNIMAQIVTPNSRPQLATVRYKVMTAPERTDDVNGEIIKCEIKKDKLKSGINVLEIKEKNTEVGISDAEVIVAAGRGVKSEKDLAMIKEFAELLGAEFACTRPLIESGWVDAKRQIGLSGRTVRPRLIITCGISGAVQFSAGMNNSEHIFAINNDDKAPIFKVAHYGVVGNIYEIIPQLIEKIKMSKEA
- a CDS encoding FAD-binding oxidoreductase, coding for MTYKNVEVKDYEYILSIAENDKERVFFGDEINEDYSHDELGGIKKMPDIVVQAISTEEVSKIMKYAYENSIPVTPRGSGTGLVGAAVPIKGGIVIDLCRMNKILEIDEENLTLTLEPGVLLMEIGKYVEEFDLFYPPDPGEKSATIGGNISTNAGGMRAVKYGVTRDYVRGLEVVMPNGEVVQLGGKVVKNSSGYSLKDLLIGSEGTLGIVTKAILKLLPLPKKSLSLLIPFPTLENAIDTVPKIIKSKTIPTAIEFMQREAILAAEEFLGKSFPDKSSDAYLLLTFDGNSTEEIEKAYENVANICLDAEAIDVFISDTEERQESIWSARGCFLEAIKALTTEMDEVDVVVPRNKIGEFVKFTHELESKFNIRIKSFGHAGDGNLHIYILKDQLEDNIWHEKLELVMKDMYDKSKELKGQVSGEHGIGFAKKPYLKESLSNDVLSVMEGIKLAFDPKNILNPGKIFK